The Budorcas taxicolor isolate Tak-1 chromosome 2, Takin1.1, whole genome shotgun sequence genome window below encodes:
- the TBL3 gene encoding transducin beta-like protein 3 isoform X2, producing MAPGSASRGGTGDMAEAAAGVGRFKSNYAVERKIEPFYKGGKVQLDQTGQHLFCVCGTRVNILDVASGAVLRSLEQEDQEDITAFDLSPDDKVLVTASRALLLAQWAWREGSVTRLWKAIHTTPVATMAFDPTSTLLATDTSVRVWSLQERSCLAVLTAHYSAITSLTFSADGHTMLSSGRDKICVVWDLRSLQATRTVPVFESVEAAVLLPEEPAPELGVKSTGLHFLTAGDQGVLRVWEAASGRCVHAQQQLPGPGRELTHCALARAASLLLSVTVDHNLLLYDARSLRLQKQFAGYSEEVLDVRFLGPEDSHVVVASNSPCLKVFDLQTSACQILHGHTDIVLALDVFRKGRLFASCAKDQSIRVWRMNKAGEVACVAQGSGHTHSVGTICCSRLKETFLVTGSQDCTVKLWPLPEALLSKGTGPEGGPVLLQAQATQRCHDKDINSVAVAPNDKLLATGSQDRTAKLWALPQCQLLGTFSGHRRGLWCVQFSPMDQVLATASADGTIKLWALQDFSCLKTFEGHDASVLKVAFVSRGMQLLSSGSDGLLKLWTIKNNECVRTLDAHEDKVWGLHCSQLDDRALTGASDSRVVLWKDVTEAEQAEEQAKREEQVVKQQELDNLLHEKRYLRALGLAISLDRPHTVLTVIQAIRRDPESCEKLETTVLQLRRDQKEALLRFCVTWNTNSRHCHEAQAVLGVLLRHEAPDELLAYDGVRASLEGLLPYTERHFQRLSRTLQAATFLDFLWHNMKLPTLPAAPAAL from the exons ATGGCTCCCGGGTCTGCCTCACGCGGTGGCACCGGCGACATGGCTGAGGCGGCGGCCGGAGTGGGCCGCTTCAAGTCCAA CTATGCTGTCGAGCGCAAAATCGAGCCTTTCTACAAGGGCGGGAAGGTGCAG CTGGACCAGACTGGACAGCACCTCTTCTGTGTCTGTGGCACCAGAGTCAACATCTTGGACGTGGCCTCAGGGGCCGTGCTGCGGAGCCTGGAGCAG GAGGACCAGGAGGATATCACTGCCTTTGACCTCAGCCCCGACgacaag GTGCTGGTGACAGCCAGCCGGGCCCTGCTGCTGGCTCAGTGGGCCTGGCGGGAGGGCAGCGTCACCCGCCTGTGGAAGGCGATACACACAACCCCTGTGGCCACCATGGCCTTTGACCCCACCTCCACACTGCTAGCCACAG ACACCAGCGTCCGCGTGTGGTCGCTGCAGGAGCGGTCGTGCCTGGCCGTGCTGACTGCCCACTACAGTGCCATCACGTCTCTGACCTTCAGCGCCGATGGCCACACCATGCTCAG CTCGGGCCGGGACAAGATCTGCGTCGTCTGGGATCTGCGGAGCCTCCAGGCCACAAGGACCGTGCCGGTGTTTGAG AGCGTGGAGGCCGCGGTGCTGCTGCCGGAGGAGCCGGCACCGGAGCTGGGTGTGAAGTCCACGGGCCTGCACTTCCTGACGGCTGGCGACCAAG GTGTGCTGCGCGTGTGGGAGGCTGCCTCTGGGCGGTGTGTCCACGCACAGCAGCAGCTGCCGGGCCCGGGGCGAGAGCTGACCCACTGCGCCCTGGCCCGCGCCGCCAGCCTGCTCCTCAGCGTCACTGTGGACCACAACCTTCTGCTCTACGATGCTCGCTCCCTGCGGCTGCAGAAACAG TTCGCCGGGTACAGCGAGGAGGTGCTGGATGTCCGGTTCCTTGGGCCCGAAGACTCCCACGTTGTCGTGGCCTCTAACAGCCCCTGCCTGAAGGTGTTTGATCTACAGACCTCAGCCTGCCAGATTCTCCACGGCCACACAG ACATTGTCCTGGCCCTAGATGTGTTCCGGAAGGGGCGGCTCTTTGCTAGCTGTGCCAAG GATCAGAGCATCCGCGTCTGGAGGATGAACAAGGCTGGCGAGGTGGCTTGTGTGGCTCAGGGCTCTGGGCACACACACAGCGTGGGCACCATCTGCTGCTCCAG GCTGAAGGAGACGTTCCTGGTGACGGGCAGCCAGGACTGCACTGTGAAGCTCTGGCCCCTCCCTGAAGCCCTGCTGTCCAAGGGCACAGGCCCCGAGGGTGGCCCGGTCCTCCTGCAGGCCCAGGCCACACAGCGCTGCCACGACAAG GACATCAACAGTGTGGCTGTCGCCCCCAACGACAAGCTGCTGGCTACGGGCTCACAGGACCGCACGGCCAAACTCTGGGCCCTGCCACAGTGCCAGTTGCTTGGCACCTTCTCGGGCCACCGGCGCGGCCTCTGGTGCGTCCAGTTCTCGCCCATGGACCAGGTGCTGGCCACAGCCTCGGCCGACGGCACCATCAAGCTCTGGGCCCTGCAGGACTTCAGCTGCCTCAAG ACTTTCGAGGGGCACGACGCTTCTGTGCTGAAGGTGGCCTTTGTAAGCCGCGGCATGCAGCTGCTGTCCAG cgGTTCTGACGGACTCTTGAAGCTCTGGACCATTAAGAACAACGAGTGCGTGCGGACACTGGATGCTCATGAGGACAAGGTCTGGGGGCTGCACTGCAGCCAACTGGATGACCGCGCCCTCACTGGTGCCAGTGACTCCCGCGTCGTCCTCTGGAAG GACGTGACCGAGGCGGAGCAGGCCGAGGAGCAGGCCAAGAGAGAAGAGCAGGTGGTCAA GCAGCAAGAGCTCGACAACCTGCTCCACGAGAAGCGCTACCTGCGGGCGCTGGGCCTGGCCATCTCCCTGGACCGGCCCCACACCGTGCTGACCGTCATCCAGG CCATCCGAAGGGACCCTGAGTCCTGCGAGAAGCTAGAGACCACGGTGCTCCAACTGCGGCGTGACCAGAAAG AGGCCTTGCTGCGCTTCTGCGTCACGTGGAACACCAACTCGCGGCACTGCCACGAGGCCCAGGCAGTGCTGGGCGTGCTGCTGCGGCATGAGGCCCCGGACGAGCTGCTGGCCTACGATGGTGTACGGGCCTCGCTGGAGGGCCTGCTGCCCTACACCG AGCGGCACTTCCAGCGGCTCAGCCGGACGCTGCAGGCAGCCACCTTCCTGGACTTCCTATGGCACAACATGAAGCTGCCCACCCTCCCCGCGGCCCCCGCGGCCCTctga
- the TBL3 gene encoding transducin beta-like protein 3 isoform X1, whose translation MAPGSASRGGTGDMAEAAAGVGRFKSNYAVERKIEPFYKGGKVQLDQTGQHLFCVCGTRVNILDVASGAVLRSLEQEDQEDITAFDLSPDDKVLVTASRALLLAQWAWREGSVTRLWKAIHTTPVATMAFDPTSTLLATGGCDGAVRVWDVVQAYGTHHFRGSPGVVHLVAFHPDPTRLLLFSSAADTSVRVWSLQERSCLAVLTAHYSAITSLTFSADGHTMLSSGRDKICVVWDLRSLQATRTVPVFESVEAAVLLPEEPAPELGVKSTGLHFLTAGDQGVLRVWEAASGRCVHAQQQLPGPGRELTHCALARAASLLLSVTVDHNLLLYDARSLRLQKQFAGYSEEVLDVRFLGPEDSHVVVASNSPCLKVFDLQTSACQILHGHTDIVLALDVFRKGRLFASCAKDQSIRVWRMNKAGEVACVAQGSGHTHSVGTICCSRLKETFLVTGSQDCTVKLWPLPEALLSKGTGPEGGPVLLQAQATQRCHDKDINSVAVAPNDKLLATGSQDRTAKLWALPQCQLLGTFSGHRRGLWCVQFSPMDQVLATASADGTIKLWALQDFSCLKTFEGHDASVLKVAFVSRGMQLLSSGSDGLLKLWTIKNNECVRTLDAHEDKVWGLHCSQLDDRALTGASDSRVVLWKDVTEAEQAEEQAKREEQVVKQQELDNLLHEKRYLRALGLAISLDRPHTVLTVIQAIRRDPESCEKLETTVLQLRRDQKEALLRFCVTWNTNSRHCHEAQAVLGVLLRHEAPDELLAYDGVRASLEGLLPYTERHFQRLSRTLQAATFLDFLWHNMKLPTLPAAPAAL comes from the exons ATGGCTCCCGGGTCTGCCTCACGCGGTGGCACCGGCGACATGGCTGAGGCGGCGGCCGGAGTGGGCCGCTTCAAGTCCAA CTATGCTGTCGAGCGCAAAATCGAGCCTTTCTACAAGGGCGGGAAGGTGCAG CTGGACCAGACTGGACAGCACCTCTTCTGTGTCTGTGGCACCAGAGTCAACATCTTGGACGTGGCCTCAGGGGCCGTGCTGCGGAGCCTGGAGCAG GAGGACCAGGAGGATATCACTGCCTTTGACCTCAGCCCCGACgacaag GTGCTGGTGACAGCCAGCCGGGCCCTGCTGCTGGCTCAGTGGGCCTGGCGGGAGGGCAGCGTCACCCGCCTGTGGAAGGCGATACACACAACCCCTGTGGCCACCATGGCCTTTGACCCCACCTCCACACTGCTAGCCACAG GCGGCTGTGACGGGGCCGTGCGCGTCTGGGACGTCGTGCAGGCCTATGGGACACACCACTTTCGGGGCTCACCAGGCGTAGTGCA CCTGGTGGCCTTCCACCCGGACCCCACTCGCCTGCTGCTCTTCTCCTCGGCCGCAGACACCAGCGTCCGCGTGTGGTCGCTGCAGGAGCGGTCGTGCCTGGCCGTGCTGACTGCCCACTACAGTGCCATCACGTCTCTGACCTTCAGCGCCGATGGCCACACCATGCTCAG CTCGGGCCGGGACAAGATCTGCGTCGTCTGGGATCTGCGGAGCCTCCAGGCCACAAGGACCGTGCCGGTGTTTGAG AGCGTGGAGGCCGCGGTGCTGCTGCCGGAGGAGCCGGCACCGGAGCTGGGTGTGAAGTCCACGGGCCTGCACTTCCTGACGGCTGGCGACCAAG GTGTGCTGCGCGTGTGGGAGGCTGCCTCTGGGCGGTGTGTCCACGCACAGCAGCAGCTGCCGGGCCCGGGGCGAGAGCTGACCCACTGCGCCCTGGCCCGCGCCGCCAGCCTGCTCCTCAGCGTCACTGTGGACCACAACCTTCTGCTCTACGATGCTCGCTCCCTGCGGCTGCAGAAACAG TTCGCCGGGTACAGCGAGGAGGTGCTGGATGTCCGGTTCCTTGGGCCCGAAGACTCCCACGTTGTCGTGGCCTCTAACAGCCCCTGCCTGAAGGTGTTTGATCTACAGACCTCAGCCTGCCAGATTCTCCACGGCCACACAG ACATTGTCCTGGCCCTAGATGTGTTCCGGAAGGGGCGGCTCTTTGCTAGCTGTGCCAAG GATCAGAGCATCCGCGTCTGGAGGATGAACAAGGCTGGCGAGGTGGCTTGTGTGGCTCAGGGCTCTGGGCACACACACAGCGTGGGCACCATCTGCTGCTCCAG GCTGAAGGAGACGTTCCTGGTGACGGGCAGCCAGGACTGCACTGTGAAGCTCTGGCCCCTCCCTGAAGCCCTGCTGTCCAAGGGCACAGGCCCCGAGGGTGGCCCGGTCCTCCTGCAGGCCCAGGCCACACAGCGCTGCCACGACAAG GACATCAACAGTGTGGCTGTCGCCCCCAACGACAAGCTGCTGGCTACGGGCTCACAGGACCGCACGGCCAAACTCTGGGCCCTGCCACAGTGCCAGTTGCTTGGCACCTTCTCGGGCCACCGGCGCGGCCTCTGGTGCGTCCAGTTCTCGCCCATGGACCAGGTGCTGGCCACAGCCTCGGCCGACGGCACCATCAAGCTCTGGGCCCTGCAGGACTTCAGCTGCCTCAAG ACTTTCGAGGGGCACGACGCTTCTGTGCTGAAGGTGGCCTTTGTAAGCCGCGGCATGCAGCTGCTGTCCAG cgGTTCTGACGGACTCTTGAAGCTCTGGACCATTAAGAACAACGAGTGCGTGCGGACACTGGATGCTCATGAGGACAAGGTCTGGGGGCTGCACTGCAGCCAACTGGATGACCGCGCCCTCACTGGTGCCAGTGACTCCCGCGTCGTCCTCTGGAAG GACGTGACCGAGGCGGAGCAGGCCGAGGAGCAGGCCAAGAGAGAAGAGCAGGTGGTCAA GCAGCAAGAGCTCGACAACCTGCTCCACGAGAAGCGCTACCTGCGGGCGCTGGGCCTGGCCATCTCCCTGGACCGGCCCCACACCGTGCTGACCGTCATCCAGG CCATCCGAAGGGACCCTGAGTCCTGCGAGAAGCTAGAGACCACGGTGCTCCAACTGCGGCGTGACCAGAAAG AGGCCTTGCTGCGCTTCTGCGTCACGTGGAACACCAACTCGCGGCACTGCCACGAGGCCCAGGCAGTGCTGGGCGTGCTGCTGCGGCATGAGGCCCCGGACGAGCTGCTGGCCTACGATGGTGTACGGGCCTCGCTGGAGGGCCTGCTGCCCTACACCG AGCGGCACTTCCAGCGGCTCAGCCGGACGCTGCAGGCAGCCACCTTCCTGGACTTCCTATGGCACAACATGAAGCTGCCCACCCTCCCCGCGGCCCCCGCGGCCCTctga